The DNA window atagaaaaaacACACCCTGTGTTTGGGTCACTGTAAGGGAAAGATAATCTCACCTTGGTCTCTTCCGTGAGTGTTTGTATCGATCAGATGGTGGGAGAGAAACTTGGCGAATGATTTAAAAAGCTCCTGTTCATAAAAGGGGTCAGAGAATCATCATTAAGATAAAGTCATTCCCACATCTATCCTGAATGACTTTCAGCTGTTACAGACTAATTTTACTCTCTCAGTGGAGTCCAAATCTCCCATGGACtgatcatatacatgttttcaacacattttaaaatacaatgtCTTGTGGATGTCTAGACAATGTCTCCTTAAAATGTAAAGAAAGCTAAACAAACATGAGCTCTTTGAGGATGATTAGTcagttgttggtttttgttttgttttgtttttttacatatcAAGGGCACATATCAAATCAACGAATTACTTTGCTTTCTTATCTGTGTTTGAACTTGGCTATGATTTAATTCTTGTAGCAGAAAACTAAATACTGCGTGGAAGGGACGTCTCACCTTGGTAGCAAACTTGCCCTGTTTGTAGAAGGGATCCAGACAACGCACCACAATATCAGCCGCCTCCTTCAACATCACAGCTTTCTCTGAACTGCTGATTACAGGCTGCAGCCTGCTCTCCTGAACCACCGGGTTAAAGGTCACTCTCCTCTTGTTCTCCATCAGTGGGCGACTACGTTTAGCAGGGGGGGCTGACTCGCTGTCCTGACACggctgaaataatgaaaatagaGATGTCGCACACCGAAACACTCAACTTTGTTTGTATTATgataacacagtaacagcatGATGTGCTGCTGTCTCCATGTTGTGAATTAACACCGTTACCATTTATTACCACCCCCCTCCTAACGTTCAAATTCTTTATGCTTTTAGTTACATTATTATGCTTAATATTCTATGATGGGTTTCATGCCAcaacattttctaaaaatatTATGTGAGTAAAATGTATTACTGTTGTTATCGTTATTGGTATTGCTGTTCGTATCGACATATTTAATGGTGTGAAGCTATATTGTACTTTGTCTGAAGGTTCTTGCTTGGTTTCGGCCTTTGGCTCTGGCCCCCTGTAAAAGAATGGACAAGAGGAGAGGGAACAGACTGAGAACATTCCGTGCATTTCTGTCTAAGCGAAAAAGGAACAATGTGTTACAGAGACTCTGGCATTCCTAcccctgtccctctgtctctatagAACACCCTGAGCCCTGTTTAACATCCTCCGGTCTGGAAACTTCTCCAGCTGGCGGGCCGGAGTCCACGGGACTAACATCCATGCCCTGATTTTCCACGGCACTGGAGTTTGCGAAACCGTTTCTGACGTCCATGGCACCGCTCCCCGTTGTGACGGGGTCATCGGAATTCGTGTCCGCGGGAGAGTGTTTGGAAGTTGCGTCTGCACAGGGAATTGTATCTGAAGGCTTTGTGAGTTCAGATACCTCCTCCCTCTGGATGTTGTCAGCCTGTTTTTTCTTAAAGTACTGAGAAATGCAGTGAGAGGCCTTGGCTGCTTCCGCCAGTTTCTGCTGCTTTTTGCTAAGTGCTTTTCCACCTTTCTTGTTTGGGCTGCTCGCTGAGGGAGCTGTAGATGCGCTGTCTTTGCTTTCAGCGGCGGGTGTGACGGCCGTTGCAGCTTGGCTCTTCTTtgtttctgcctttctctttgtgcctctttcttcctcttcctcacaggGGGATTCTCCCGGCCGAGAGGGGCCTTCACTCTGAGAGGCTTTCAGAAGTTCGCTGGCCGTCTGGAACGGGTTGGAGGAACCGCGGAATCCCGCTCcaactctcttcctcttcagctGCAGTGGGAAAAGTCAGAATCAGATTCGTAAACACCGACAGGGTCGTGAAAGTTTCCGACATTTCACAGGGATTAACTATCTGTAATTAACATCAGATAGGTTTCATCAACTTTCCATATAcctttgaaacaaacaaaaaaggtatAACTTACAAACATCTACAATTGGATAGAATATGTCTCAAGCATTAAAACAATGACTTGGTTTAAGCAGGTTgcattaaacaaataaacaataacgGTTAATAATGACAATTCTCTGtctttaatatttatatttgacaGGGTATTTAGCCTTGAGTGAAGACTTGTTCTAATGTCTTACTGAGTAAATCTGAGAAGCTGGAGTGAAACCCTGCAGATCTTCATTCTGATATGACGATGAGGAGGGTGCAGCTTCATCCTTAGATTCAgactccctctcctctttctcaatAGAGTTGTGTGCACTTCCACCCCCGTCCACTGTCGGCGCCGGCACACAGCACCCCTCTTTCTTCAGCTCTGCTACCTTGGGAGAGGCAAAGGAAGAGCTGGATATATTGTAGCATAGGCCAGATTTATTAAAATCATAAACAGGGTAACATTAGATAAAAACACCCTGAGGCATCATTTACTCAGTTTTTACTTTCACATACGTTCAAAGATAATAAAGAAAGCGCTGGCCACATCCATACAATGAAGTAATGAAGTAACTGAAGTAATTAATCAGCTGAAAGGCTCtgaatcactcactctcttgaGAACAGCTGCCTTGTACAGGTTAGCTGACTTGCACGCTCTGAAAACTTCGTGTTCTGTGTCCACTGCtacagagagtgtgtctgagctgagaggaaaaaacagggaCAAggggaggacagaaaaaaaaagtgaaaacaaaagaaaaagagacagtaaaatacacatttttgcTACATCGTTTATTTCCTAAAAGGCACATCCACCTAGACATGTGTGCTAAATGAACAGTGCAGATAACCTCAGTTCTTTTGTGAGGTTTGAGCTGATGCTCTCAATGCAACTTAGTACCTGTCTGCTGCCCCCTTGTGGTTGGTCAAGCATTCCTGCAGGAGGGCTAGGCAGTGCTCACGTGCCtatcaaaaaaaatatatattactgttcaaaacaaagtcataCTGCAATAAATTTGCATCTTGATTTGAAATAGTTGTATACATTTACGTTATATCAGTAATCTCACTGCCCATTGTTAAACTGGATGTAGTGCTGTGGGCTGGTCACTAGGCGGCAGTGTTGTTTCATCTCTTGTTCttggaaaaaatgaaaccaacAATGGATTGCGAAATACCTGTCACTAATCCAAGTTACACTTTTGGGTCGATCACAGAACAAGCATTAAAATATTCTCTTCTCTGACCATTTTTAGTCTGATGCTCTTGTGTTAAATCTAggatttaaattttaaaaaacgcATGTGTAAGCACAGCACTTAACTgtgtaaaacattcagtttgtgAGGCACTCTGGGCATAACATGAATGTTCCCAATAATTTCACTGCCCAATGGAAAAGTATTGAGACATTTAGAGGTTTGAGGATGTTTAGCTGAGATGTTTAGtatactttattttttaaatgaaggttgtgtgtgtttgagatgtttaGTAtgctatattttttaaatggaggttgtgtgtgtttgagatgtttaGTAtgctatattttttaaatgaaggttgtgtgtgtttgagatgtttaGTAtgctatattttttaaatgaaggttgtgtgtgtttgagatgtttaGTATGCTATATTTTTTAGatgaaggttgtgtgtgtttgagatgtttaGTAtgctatattttttaaatggaggttgtgtgtgtttgagatgtttaGTAtgctatattttttaaatgaagcatgtgtgtgtttgagatgtttaGTAtgctatattttttaaatgaaggatgtgtgtgtttgagatgtttaGTATTCTACATTTTTTAAAcgaagcatgtgtgtgtttgagatgtttaGTAtgctatattttttaaaaagagatggAATTGTGTGATTGGGATCACCTTCACAGTAAGTCTGGGGATTCTTTGACTGTCAGCTTCTTTGAGTGGACAGTCAGgacctaaatacacacacacacacacacacagtgtaagaCATCCACAGATAAGTCCAACAAAATCTGTGAATGCAGACAGTATAGAGTAGTAGTAATCTTCCAGTTCTTTGGGACATACAACGGTATCTGAGTTAACCACTCAGTTCCTGCCGAGAAAAAGAGCAATCAACCCTGGGATGTCAGGCAGGTATGTCAAACATGTCTTATGGTAAAGAGTTAAACACGATGAGTGCTGCAGACAACAGCGTGAACACAGCCGCAATGGGAGTTAGTGGTAAACAAATACGTCATGTCACTGACTGCCACTATTGTTTTCCTAAGTCAACaacaaatgcatattttaatCTTCTCTAGAAAGTTTTTGGGACAAACGGGCATGAATTTGACCTGTCAGACAGGATTCCGTTTATTTCATAGGGGTGGAGGTTTAAGGTTTACTGACCTGGTGGGACAAAAGTCTCTTTGGCTGATGATTCTGACCCCTAAAGTCATGACAGGaggacatgaaaaaagaaagaaagagatcagAGGGTTACACAATATTCTTTTTAATTCGTAAAGTGATCGCAACGTGATGCCTCTGGTCaaatcctttctctctctctctctctctttgtgttcatTAGACCTGTTCTTATGGTATCACTCAATACCGTAAACACAAGCCTGTGTGAGTCATCTGTAGTCAAACCAGACCTGACAATGCAGAGATGCAGTACTTTTCCATAGAGCCCAGCCCCTAACTGCTCACATCTCTCACTCTATTACAATCAGTCCTTACTCCCGGTAAAGTATTTAAATGTCCAGTCAGACTAACAACGTGTTGTTTTTATGGTACGACTAGATATGACGGAAAAAGGAGAATGATAGAACAATACACAGAATGCTCTATCTGTTCATTCTAACTTGCGTTAAAGTGCGACAACACGAAGATGtgttgagttaaaaaaaacagggaggCGTTCTcgatggttttttttctctttgtgtaaaAGATCTAGAGTTAGCTCTCACTGACTGGGGCCCCTCTCAAACAAGCTCACTCACATACAGCTGCGGAGCagatgtggaggaggaggaggaggaggaggaggtggagccGGGAGAGCAGGGGAATGTGTGTGCGCGGTGAAAGGAGGCGCAGGGCCTCCGACGGCATTTGCAGTGACGGTGGTGAGTAGGCATGGGAGGTGAGAGGACCGTGAGCAGTCTGTGAGACTGTGATTAAGCTTGTGAGGGTGGATCAGAGTATGACAGAGCGTGGAAGAGAGACGGTCCAAGGAAAATGTTCTGAAacttcttctttatttcatcATCAAAAAGTGAgcagcatttgtttgtgtgtgtaacttgtgtgtgcgtgtgacagaGGAAAATAAGACTGAAACATCTCACCTTGCGTAAACCCATTTGCTTTTTGAACAAGTCCCCAaactccttctttctcttctcagagTCATCCTCCGtccagccctctctctcctcatcaaaCCTTAccgtaaaacacacacacacacacacacacacacacacacacacacacacataaacacataaacacactcaagAGCAGCACACAGTCTTTGACCAACACTGCAGAAAAAAGGGCTGTGATTTGACATGAATGTACCTAAGCATCTAAACAGGGtcattttctaaaaataaacaggGTCATTTACAGAGTTTGAAAATGAGcctgtttattttgtcaaaaGGTGCATAGTCCAACTACAAATGAAGGACAAACAACATGAGGACTGTCCTCCTACACCATTTAATGTGATACCCATTACGAGCGCAGTCATAAGTCAGCTAGGCTGAGCAGTCAAACTCTCACTTTGTGCGTCTGTGACTGAACCAGGGGAGCCTCAACAAAACATGTAGgtgctctaaaaaaaaaaggcccagtGGAATGTCTTATGTAGCAGACAGCCCAAAAGCACAGATCAGTGCAGCTGCTAAGGGTGCAGTCTGATCGGTTTAAACTTGTTTCCTCTCCGGTGCTCACCTCTCAAACCCATAGCCTTTCCTGCCCCCCGCGTACAGTTCTGGGTCAAACCCAAACGGCCCTGAAGGCTTTTTGCTCTGGGCGGGTCCGGTTCTGGTGCTGAGGGCGGCCGCGCGCTCCAGCTGAGCCCGGACAGCTTTGGGGTTGCGGCAGTAGTCACATGCCCCGGCACAGTTTGGCGCCTTATCCCCGAAAAACTTTGAGATTGTAGCATGTCGgcatctgggggggggggggggggggggggggggggggcgggagggAACTGGTTAGTAGAGCAGAAAAAGTCATAGAAataatctcttttcttttttttttttaaaaaaaaaaaaggggattGTTttccaaacatatttttttagcTTGTTTCAGTTTCATTGTGCTGTAATATTTATTAAATCTGAGATAAGATAAACTGCTGAAAGTGATGCGATGTTTTATTACAGAGAGCTCAAAACCTGTTGCAGATCCTTCACCAAAAATTTAACAGACCCCTTCCTCAGTATCCATTTTGACCAGCTAAAACCTAAACTTAACCTTAAAACTTCAACTGCATTAAGATACCCATACGGTGTGCCTCTGTGCTTTAGAGTATACCATGATTACCATGACATGGGGGTCTATATGGGTTTCTCAGGAAGcttaaacattatatatatatgttctgtCTTACACAAGAGCCTAATAACAGTGGActatgaatgtgtttaaaaaaaaacagagtaacCCAAAACACCCTCCCATGTTATACAATCTCAATACccagacacagaggcagaaaaAGTGCTCCTTCAAACTGTGGTACAGTGACCTCCAAACACAGAGCACTAGTTGGTGTCAGGTTACAGGAGACCATCCAAAATAGCTACCTTAGCAAGCACTCCAGGGAAGCACAACTAAGACCCATAAGGAAAACATGCTAACAGTCtacccctacacacagacagactcacacagttTCACACCAAAAACTTTCTACAGAACTTCTTCCAGACTACCGCACGACAGCAAAGCAACCGCAtaactgaatgaaattaaatttaacACTTAAAATGTTTGCTACAGAATTAGCTATTTTTGTCATACATTTCAGCTAAGCGGAGGTAACAGTGTGACTCTTACATAAAAGACCACATGCTGGTTTATTTATGTATCCGAGCATTTGGTTTGGCTGGGTTATCAAGGCATTAACGTAAATCATTAGTGGCCGTGTGACTAAAGGGCTTGTTTGCTTTGCCGTTCTGTGAATCTCAAAAGCGGACTCCTCTTAGCTGGCAGTGGGACAGATTTGATGAGTACTGGTAGCAGTGGGTGTAGAGCAGTTCCTGTCCagctgatgagagagagaaatcagatgACTGAAATGGAGAGCAGAGTTTCATTCACTCCTACAGAGTATTTTTAAAGTGCAGACAGCTCCTACACTCCCAGCCTGTCTCAGTAACACATGGAAAACAGGCAAAGCCTGTCtcagtaaacttttttttagaGACAGGAGATTGGGGGAGAAAACTTTGTGTCTATATTAAACAGTATTGTGAACAGTATTTCAAGTCTTGTTTCTGAAACATAAGTGTCCTACTTCCTTGCGTCGACTTCTCTGTATCTAATCTAATCCTACATTATACAACATACATACCAACACCGATACCATGTTAGCTTGGTATAATAAAAATCCGACAGAACACTCAttcacaggcacacacccacaaacactgacaagcAACTTttatgggaagaaaaaaaaaaactgtttccacGGTGATCTGTGGGGAGGGAAAAGAGGCTGTTCCCACTGAGACAAAGAGGGCGGGAGTAAgtggtaaacagagagagagagagagagtgagagagagagagagagtgagagagagagagagagtggattgTGCCAAGGGGACTCAGAACTGAGACCACAAGACTTGTTTCTGAAGTGGAGtgaagaaggaaagagagacgtGAGGTGACAGCTGACTGAGGAAACAAAACGAACTCACTGTAGCTTTGCTGTTTGCTTGGAGTCAAATACATCTGAATAGACAAACCCAGcccaccccacacaccccccccaacccttctGAGGCAATAACAACTGCCAAATAACAATTAAGGATCTGACCACAAACCGAGAGGAGCactaacacagaaacagaggacTTCccaaaagagcagaaagagagagagagagacagagagagagagggagagaaaagagagactggACAAGTTTGGAATGACTGGactaaacaaaaagaaaagaaaccgcTCGGGAGAAAGAACCAAGGCGTGAGATTTGGGTGTAcgtgtttcttttgtgttttctctctttgaactCAGTACAACATCATGTCTTGTTGATAAGACTGCACTTTATTTTAAgagtactgtttttttcttcaatgCCACACACTTGAGTGAGTCAGAGAagatactttaaaaaaaaaaaaaaaaaaaacctctctcttctctcacacaaacccag is part of the Chanos chanos chromosome 13, fChaCha1.1, whole genome shotgun sequence genome and encodes:
- the recql5 gene encoding ATP-dependent DNA helicase Q5 encodes the protein MTAIQRALKTHFGFEKFRSKQQEDVVKAVVEGDRDVFVCMPTGAGKSLCYQLPAVLARGITLVISPLIALIQDQVEHLRALNIPACSINSKLPAGERRLILTDLESESPRLKLLYITPEMVASPSFQPCLNSLCARELLTCLAVDEAHCVSQWGHDFRPDYLKLGELRARLPGVPCVALTATAPKRVQEDIARSLRLRSPLCFSTPVFRSNLKYDVIFRDLLPDPYIHLHAFIKGAFGEESTDKGCGIVYCRTRESCEDVAHRLTKLGILAKPYHAGLKTADRTEAQNEWMEGKVPVIVATISFGMGVDKASVRFVAHWNLAKSLGSYYQESGRAGRDGLPSSCRIYYSPRDRDQLSFLIHKEVARKREKRGSEKEQDKAPILDFEAMVAFCEQEGCRHATISKFFGDKAPNCAGACDYCRNPKAVRAQLERAAALSTRTGPAQSKKPSGPFGFDPELYAGGRKGYGFERFDEEREGWTEDDSEKRKKEFGDLFKKQMGLRKVRCFTKETFVPPGPDCPLKEADSQRIPRLTVKAREHCLALLQECLTNHKGAADRSLSSDTLSVAVDTEHEVFRACKSANLYKAAVLKRVAELKKEGCCVPAPTVDGGGSAHNSIEKEERESESKDEAAPSSSSYQNEDLQGFTPASQIYSLKRKRVGAGFRGSSNPFQTASELLKASQSEGPSRPGESPCEEEEERGTKRKAETKKSQAATAVTPAAESKDSASTAPSASSPNKKGGKALSKKQQKLAEAAKASHCISQYFKKKQADNIQREEVSELTKPSDTIPCADATSKHSPADTNSDDPVTTGSGAMDVRNGFANSSAVENQGMDVSPVDSGPPAGEVSRPEDVKQEPKAETKQEPSDKPCQDSESAPPAKRSRPLMENKRRVTFNPVVQESRLQPVISSSEKAVMLKEAADIVVRCLDPFYKQGKFATKELFKSFAKFLSHHLIDTNTHGRDQVKAEAKNLIKKFFRTLKRCESEADWMYLKGADRTNPKAADRTEGERDG